A genomic stretch from Bordetella sp. N includes:
- the fumC gene encoding class II fumarate hydratase yields MKTRTEKDTFGPIEVPDDHLWGAQTQRSLQFFAISTEKMPVPLVNAMARLKRAAAQVNADLGELDAGIAKGIVAAADEVIAGKWPDEFPLSVWQTGSGTQSNMNMNEVLANRASEILGGERGEGRKVHPNDHVNRGQSSNDTFPTAMHVAAAVQVEQHLLPALKALRATLAEKSAKYYDVVKIGRTHLQDATPLTLGQELSGHVAQLDLSEQQIRATLPGLHQLAIGGTAVGTGLNAHPDFSVKVSAQLAHDTGAAFVSAPNKFQALASHEALLFAHGALKTLAAGLIKLANDVRWLSSGPRSGLGEISIPENEPGSSIMPGKVNPTQCEAITMLGAQVLGNDVAINIGGASGNFELNVFKPLVIHNFLQSVRLLADGMHSFNDHCAKGIEPNLDRIAELVDRSLMLVTALNPHIGYDKAAQIAKKAHKENLSLKESALQLGHLTEEQFNQWVVPADMTNAKHK; encoded by the coding sequence ATGAAAACGCGCACCGAAAAAGATACTTTCGGACCGATCGAGGTTCCCGACGATCATCTTTGGGGGGCCCAGACTCAGCGCTCGCTGCAATTCTTCGCGATTTCGACCGAGAAGATGCCCGTTCCGCTGGTCAATGCGATGGCGCGTCTGAAGCGCGCCGCGGCGCAGGTCAACGCCGACCTGGGTGAACTGGATGCCGGCATCGCCAAGGGTATCGTGGCGGCCGCCGACGAAGTCATCGCCGGCAAGTGGCCGGATGAGTTTCCGTTGTCGGTCTGGCAGACCGGCTCGGGTACGCAAAGCAATATGAACATGAACGAAGTGCTGGCCAATCGCGCTTCGGAAATCCTGGGTGGCGAGCGCGGCGAAGGCCGCAAAGTGCACCCGAACGACCACGTCAATCGTGGCCAGTCGTCCAACGACACCTTCCCCACCGCGATGCACGTCGCGGCTGCCGTGCAGGTCGAGCAGCATCTGCTGCCCGCGCTGAAAGCGCTGCGCGCCACCTTGGCGGAAAAGAGCGCCAAGTACTACGACGTCGTCAAGATCGGCCGCACCCACTTGCAGGACGCCACCCCGCTGACCCTGGGCCAGGAGTTGTCCGGCCACGTGGCCCAGCTGGACCTGTCCGAACAGCAGATCCGCGCGACCTTGCCGGGCCTGCATCAGCTGGCCATCGGCGGCACCGCCGTCGGTACCGGCCTGAACGCGCATCCCGATTTCAGCGTCAAGGTTTCGGCGCAGCTGGCGCACGATACCGGCGCTGCCTTCGTGTCCGCGCCCAACAAGTTCCAGGCGCTGGCTTCGCATGAAGCGCTGTTGTTCGCGCACGGCGCGCTGAAGACCCTGGCCGCGGGCCTGATCAAGCTGGCCAACGACGTGCGCTGGCTGTCCAGCGGTCCGCGTTCGGGCCTGGGCGAAATCAGCATTCCGGAAAACGAGCCGGGCAGCTCCATCATGCCGGGCAAGGTCAATCCGACGCAGTGCGAGGCCATCACGATGCTGGGCGCCCAGGTGCTGGGCAACGACGTCGCCATCAATATCGGCGGCGCCAGCGGCAACTTCGAACTGAACGTGTTCAAGCCCCTGGTGATCCACAACTTCCTGCAATCGGTGCGTCTGCTGGCCGATGGCATGCACAGCTTCAACGATCACTGCGCCAAGGGTATCGAGCCCAACCTGGACCGCATCGCCGAGCTGGTCGACCGTTCGCTGATGCTGGTGACCGCCCTGAATCCCCATATCGGCTATGACAAGGCTGCCCAGATCGCCAAGAAGGCGCACAAGGAAAACCTGTCGCTGAAGGAATCGGCGCTGCAGCTGGGGCATTTGACCGAAGAGCAGTTCAATCAGTGGGTCGTGCCCGCTGACATGACGAACGCGAAGCACAAGTAG
- the ybaK gene encoding Cys-tRNA(Pro) deacylase, which yields MSKARHVSETPATQFLRQHKVAFTEHPYDYVDHGGAKESARQLAVDPHIVVKTLIMEDEAARPLIIVMHGDREVSTKNLARQTGAKKIAPCHPDTAQRHSGYQVGGTSPFGTRKRMPVWVEATILDLPKVYINGGRRGYLVGIAPQVLVDLLGAKPVTAALED from the coding sequence ATGAGCAAAGCCCGTCACGTCTCCGAAACGCCTGCCACGCAATTCCTGCGGCAGCACAAGGTCGCCTTCACCGAACACCCCTACGACTACGTCGACCACGGCGGCGCGAAGGAATCGGCGCGGCAGCTGGCCGTCGACCCCCACATCGTGGTCAAGACGCTGATCATGGAAGACGAGGCCGCGCGTCCGCTGATCATCGTGATGCACGGCGACCGCGAGGTCTCCACCAAGAATCTGGCCCGCCAGACCGGCGCGAAAAAAATCGCCCCCTGCCATCCCGACACCGCGCAACGCCATTCCGGCTATCAGGTCGGCGGCACGTCCCCCTTCGGTACCCGCAAGCGCATGCCGGTCTGGGTGGAAGCGACCATCCTGGACCTCCCCAAGGTCTACATCAACGGCGGCCGCCGCGGCTACCTGGTAGGCATCGCGCCGCAAGTGCTGGTCGACCTGCTAGGCGCCAAGCCCGTCACCGCCGCCCTGGAAGATTGA
- a CDS encoding tripartite tricarboxylate transporter substrate binding protein BugE — protein MIKKHTLAAAIALGLSFAATGAHAAGYPDHAIRVIVPFAPGGSTDIIARLVTQRMSQELGQPLVIENKGGAGGAIGAAEGAKAAPDGYVLSIATVSTMAVNPACRPNDLPYDPIKDFQPVTNFANTANVVSINPKFPAKDFKEFVEVLKKNPDKYSYGSSGTCGVLHLMGESFKMATGTKIVHVPYKGSGPALADAVGGQVEILFDNLPSSMPQIQAGKLKAMAVAWPQRIPNMKDVPTFAEAGFPVLNQPVWYGLLAPKGTPKEIVNKLRDAAVIALKDPRVVKALDEQGSSPSGNTPEEFAKEIQQQYDWAKDVVKQQNIKLE, from the coding sequence ATGATCAAGAAGCATACGCTGGCTGCTGCCATCGCTCTGGGACTCTCGTTCGCCGCCACCGGAGCGCATGCGGCCGGTTACCCCGACCACGCCATTCGCGTGATCGTTCCCTTCGCGCCGGGCGGTTCGACGGACATCATCGCCCGTCTCGTCACGCAGCGCATGAGCCAGGAACTGGGTCAGCCGCTGGTGATTGAGAACAAGGGCGGCGCGGGTGGTGCCATTGGTGCCGCCGAAGGCGCCAAGGCCGCGCCAGACGGTTATGTGCTGTCGATCGCCACCGTGTCGACGATGGCCGTCAACCCCGCTTGCCGCCCCAACGATCTTCCTTACGATCCGATCAAGGATTTCCAGCCGGTCACGAACTTCGCGAACACCGCCAACGTGGTGTCGATCAATCCCAAGTTCCCGGCCAAGGATTTCAAGGAATTCGTCGAGGTCCTGAAGAAGAATCCGGACAAATACTCCTACGGCAGCTCGGGCACGTGCGGCGTGCTGCACTTGATGGGCGAGTCCTTCAAGATGGCGACCGGCACGAAGATCGTGCACGTGCCTTACAAGGGCTCGGGTCCGGCGCTGGCCGATGCGGTGGGTGGCCAGGTCGAAATCCTGTTCGACAATCTGCCTTCGTCCATGCCTCAGATCCAGGCCGGCAAGCTGAAGGCCATGGCGGTGGCGTGGCCGCAGCGCATCCCGAACATGAAGGATGTGCCGACGTTCGCCGAAGCGGGCTTCCCGGTGCTGAACCAGCCGGTGTGGTACGGCTTGCTGGCGCCCAAGGGTACGCCCAAGGAGATCGTCAACAAGCTGCGTGACGCGGCTGTGATCGCGTTGAAGGATCCCCGCGTGGTCAAGGCCCTGGACGAACAGGGCTCGTCGCCGTCGGGTAACACGCCGGAAGAGTTCGCCAAGGAAATCCAGCAGCAGTACGACTGGGCCAAGGACGTGGTCAAGCAGCAAAACATCAAACTGGAATAA
- a CDS encoding tripartite tricarboxylate transporter substrate binding protein, with product MNRRGFLATTLPTLLACSALPRLASAADLASTLRLEVGAPPGGGTDFVARSLAMGMTAELKRTLVVENKPGAGGNIAANAVAQATGDASTLLMAYTSFAINPSIQDNLPYDPVRSFTPISLAATSPLILVCHPDLPVKNTAELLDYARKHPKELSIAGAGLGSASQMAGEMFKVQAKLDIVSVPYKGAAPAVQDILGKQVHLLMSDMATVQPLLRSGRLKPLGVSTPEPLAAYPNVPPISQVLPDFNYRTWYGLFAPGGIPEDQAKALEQAASASIKHPDIAQRLKQEGLDPVGSSRAEFTAFIQAEMKRWKAVATATGVRMG from the coding sequence ATGAATCGTCGTGGATTCCTGGCGACCACCTTGCCCACCCTGCTCGCCTGTAGCGCGCTGCCGCGCCTGGCCAGCGCCGCGGACCTGGCATCGACACTGCGCCTGGAAGTCGGCGCGCCGCCCGGGGGAGGCACCGACTTCGTCGCCCGTTCCCTGGCCATGGGCATGACCGCCGAACTCAAGCGCACCCTGGTCGTCGAAAACAAACCTGGCGCCGGCGGCAACATCGCCGCCAATGCGGTGGCGCAGGCCACTGGCGACGCAAGCACGCTGCTGATGGCCTACACCAGCTTCGCGATCAACCCCAGCATCCAGGACAACCTGCCCTACGACCCGGTGCGCAGCTTCACGCCCATCAGCCTGGCCGCCACGTCACCGCTGATCCTGGTCTGCCATCCCGATCTGCCGGTCAAGAACACCGCCGAATTGCTGGACTACGCACGCAAGCATCCGAAGGAATTGAGCATCGCCGGCGCCGGCCTGGGCAGCGCCAGCCAGATGGCCGGGGAAATGTTCAAGGTCCAGGCCAAGCTGGATATCGTCAGCGTGCCTTACAAGGGCGCCGCGCCGGCGGTCCAGGACATCCTGGGCAAGCAGGTCCACCTGCTGATGTCGGACATGGCGACCGTGCAGCCGCTGCTGCGCAGCGGCCGGCTCAAGCCATTGGGTGTCAGCACCCCTGAGCCTCTGGCGGCCTACCCGAATGTGCCGCCCATCAGCCAGGTGTTGCCGGATTTCAACTACCGCACCTGGTATGGGCTGTTTGCCCCCGGCGGCATCCCCGAGGACCAGGCCAAGGCCCTGGAGCAAGCCGCCAGCGCCAGCATCAAGCATCCGGATATCGCCCAGCGCCTGAAACAGGAAGGACTGGACCCCGTCGGCAGCAGCCGGGCGGAATTCACGGCCTTCATCCAGGCCGAAATGAAGCGCTGGAAAGCCGTCGCCACCGCTACCGGCGTCCGCATGGGCTGA
- the pbpG gene encoding D-alanyl-D-alanine endopeptidase — protein MAHTWKRSVYTVAAPLLLALSTLYSSAAHAAADPCKTNAKSAACKAEQAKAAKKAPAKTAAAKAPAKTAAKAPAAKTATAKAPAKTAAATKSAAKSSAKAAPAKKSVTTTRTVAGRKETVIRSSAGQPAVATTRTLTPVRTTASADAGQAVARLTTPSSQAAALRSSVAYVQDLATSTVLFSKNEDTVRPIASISKLMTALVVVDANLPMDEMMEVSDDDIDRLRHASSRLPVGSRLNRADMLHVALMSSENRAAHALGRYYPGGMPAFVRAMNEKARELGMLDTHFVEPTGLSSENVSSPRDLVRLLRAASQRPLIHRYTTDTEYDVEMRKGRTQTFRNTNALVRNADWDIKVSKTGYINEAGECLVMLARINGRDLAIVLLDSQGKYSRVADAVRIRKFVQNEVAML, from the coding sequence ATGGCGCATACCTGGAAACGATCGGTCTACACGGTGGCGGCTCCGCTGCTGCTCGCGCTATCGACCCTGTATTCATCGGCTGCGCACGCCGCCGCCGATCCCTGCAAGACCAATGCCAAATCGGCGGCTTGCAAGGCTGAACAAGCCAAGGCCGCGAAGAAAGCGCCGGCCAAGACTGCCGCCGCCAAGGCCCCGGCGAAGACGGCTGCCAAGGCGCCTGCGGCCAAGACCGCTACCGCCAAAGCCCCGGCGAAGACGGCCGCCGCCACCAAGAGCGCAGCGAAGAGCAGCGCCAAGGCCGCGCCGGCCAAGAAGTCCGTCACCACCACCAGGACGGTGGCGGGACGCAAGGAAACCGTCATCCGGTCGTCGGCGGGACAGCCCGCGGTGGCCACTACCCGCACCCTCACCCCGGTCCGCACGACGGCCTCGGCCGATGCCGGCCAGGCGGTCGCGCGCCTGACCACGCCGTCGTCGCAAGCCGCCGCGCTGCGTTCCAGCGTCGCCTACGTGCAGGACCTGGCGACTTCGACGGTGCTGTTTTCCAAGAATGAAGACACGGTGCGTCCCATCGCTTCGATTTCCAAGCTGATGACGGCGCTGGTGGTGGTCGACGCCAACCTGCCGATGGACGAGATGATGGAGGTCAGCGACGACGATATCGATCGTCTGCGCCACGCGTCGTCGCGCCTGCCGGTGGGCTCGCGCCTGAACCGCGCCGACATGCTGCACGTCGCGCTGATGTCCTCGGAGAACCGCGCCGCCCATGCCCTGGGCCGCTACTATCCGGGCGGCATGCCGGCGTTCGTGCGGGCCATGAACGAAAAGGCGCGCGAGCTGGGCATGCTGGACACTCACTTCGTCGAGCCCACGGGCCTGTCGAGCGAGAACGTCTCGTCGCCGCGTGATCTGGTGCGCCTGCTGCGCGCCGCTTCGCAGCGGCCGCTGATTCACCGCTACACCACGGACACCGAGTACGACGTGGAGATGCGCAAGGGCCGCACGCAGACATTCCGCAATACCAACGCGCTGGTGCGCAATGCGGACTGGGACATCAAGGTGTCCAAGACCGGCTACATCAATGAAGCCGGCGAGTGCCTGGTCATGTTGGCGCGCATCAATGGGCGCGACCTGGCCATCGTGCTGCTCGATTCGCAAGGCAAGTACTCCCGCGTGGCTGACGCGGTGCGGATCCGCAAGTTCGTGCAGAACGAGGTCGCTATGTTATAG